A stretch of DNA from Aspergillus flavus chromosome 3, complete sequence:
TGAGGAGCTTGACCGTGTGAGCGGATCTGACGCCCGTCGCCTGCCAAATCTAGACGATCTGCCTAGGCTGCCTTACATGTGCGCTGTGGTTAAGGAGGTTTGAGATGGAGACCTATTGTGTCTCTTGCCCGGCAGCGTGTCCTCGTTGACGACCTAGAGTTTGAGGGATATAGATTCCCTGCAGGTACCGAGTTTCTCATCAATTCAATACCCGTCTGTAGCAACTGTTATGAGAGACCGACCGAGTTCTGGCCGGAGCGCTGGTTGGAAAACGACGTGAGTGGAGGTGGTATTGAACAGGGTCTCTGGCAGCTTGCCTTAAGCGGAGAAAAAAGTTCCTGCGTCGGCTACAAATTGGCCTAGAAGGAATTGTTCGGGGCTTTGTCGCGCTTGCTGTACTGCTTCGATTATTCCCCGGCTGGTGCGATTGACGACGAGAAATTAGGTCATTTTGGCTCAGGCGAACCGTTTCCCCTCAAGGTTACCATAAGGTCGCCAGCGCACGAATGCTTGTTCGTCGAGaagtgaagaagggagatgAGAATCCTATCGTGTGACGTGGGATACTGGTTGATCAAGGAAATAAGGGTTTGGTAGCAGTCATTTTCGAGAGCAGATGTATAGTCACTGGCGTATTCAATCCAGTACCGCAGTTTCCTATCTTGGCACCACAATTCATACCCATGTTTCATAGCTCCCTGTGCAATCAGCTTATCCATACTCGAATACCCTAAGCTGAAACCAGATATCGGCCGATAGTGTCGTGTGGGCAGGGAAAACGTCCCATTGTAAAAAGTCTCCGCGAAAGGCTCCGAACGGGTAACTTGGTGGCCATGGCACTTGATAGATATAAATACGAGCAACAAACGCCCGTCACTATCTTTTGTCCTAACCATCTTTTATATTGGTAGTTTACAGTTACGtcttattattttccttttcttataCTGGCTGTCGACTTGACTATCATCTTTGCACAATGCAGATTAGTGACATAAAGTCGTCGGACTGGGACACCACCGCGTCCGAGTATTCCAAAGTTCCCCTCGAAGGGCCACTGTTGATTCCCTGTAAGCGCATGATTAACGCCTTACAGAATACCCTTAGCTTTTCATCGGCCACAACAATCTTAGACATTGGATGTGGTCCCGGCACCGCCATCAGTTTGCTGATCGAAGACTACGGCCACCATATTCCACCAGGAACTCGACTGGTCGCGACGGACTACTCTGCAGGCATGGTGGCAGAGACCAGAGCCAGGAGAGACTCGAAGATAATAGCCGGGGGTGACAATCCAAATTGCTGGGATCGACTCGAGACGCTGGTAGTGGATGCACAGGATCTGTCTCCATTTCCCTCGAATAGCGTCTCGCATATCATGGGGAGCCTTGTTTACTTTATGCTCCCAGACCCAATGAAGGGCCTAATAGAGGCTCATCGTGTACTACAAGCCGGGGGCGTCTTTGCATGTACGAGTTGGGCAAAGGTCGAGTGGATGGAACTCCTGGTTCAAGCGGTGCACAAGGTGCGACCCGTTGGGAAGGATAACAACGTAAGACTTCTCATATCCCTTAACTCTTGTTGCATCGACTCTCTGACAATTCTGCTCAAAGTCAACCCAACCAAGAGAGACTAGTTTGATCCCAACGCATTGGAAGGATGCTGCTGGAGTGAAGGAAGAGCTAGAATCTGCTGGTTTCCGCGACGTGCACACCGAATACGTCGAGTTCAACTGGGCTGTTGAAGACAATAACAAGTTTGCCGAGATGATGTGCACAAGTTCCAACCCCGGTAGCAAGATGGTCTTGGGTGATCTTACTGCTGAAGAGCAATATCATGTTTGTAAAGAGTATGCGA
This window harbors:
- a CDS encoding methyltransferase family protein — encoded protein: MQISDIKSSDWDTTASEYSKVPLEGPLLIPCKRMINALQNTLSFSSATTILDIGCGPGTAISLLIEDYGHHIPPGTRLVATDYSAGMVAETRARRDSKIIAGGDNPNCWDRLETLVVDAQDLSPFPSNSVSHIMGSLVYFMLPDPMKGLIEAHRVLQAGGVFACTSWAKVEWMELLVQAVHKVRPVGKDNNSTQPRETSLIPTHWKDAAGVKEELESAGFRDVHTEYVEFNWAVEDNNKFAEMMCTSSNPGSKMVLGDLTAEEQYHVCKEYAKILEENGNVCKGVAVLGVGRK